A genomic stretch from Hymenobacter psoromatis includes:
- a CDS encoding transposase — MRRLKGRSAKLLLQEFPELKRRYWGGHFWGIGYGAWSVGNITDDILEAYLNHHKDQPNGDENFILE; from the coding sequence ATGCGCCGGCTAAAAGGACGAAGCGCCAAGCTCCTGTTGCAGGAATTTCCCGAACTCAAGCGTCGGTATTGGGGCGGGCATTTTTGGGGTATTGGCTACGGAGCGTGGAGCGTAGGAAATATCACGGATGACATCTTGGAGGCGTATTTAAACCATCACAAAGACCAGCCCAACGGGGACGAGAATTTCATTCTGGAATAA
- a CDS encoding nuclease PIN, with amino-acid sequence MFGLEPHVLLLLAACLLAACAFEFVNGFHDTANAVATVIYTNTLRPWVAVVWSAFWNFIGVFSGGIGVAMGIVYLLPVESLVDQNVYHGIAMVGALIVAAIIWNVGTWYYGIPSSSSHALIGSILGVGIAFSLLPGGQGAAVNWGKAGESGLALLLSPILGFTFTILMMFLLKRFFPSKALFKEPHKRKPPPLFIRLTLITTCTLVSFFHGSNDGQKGVGLIMLILIGIVPIHFALDVNKNPLDLRASLTKVEYVVNRLDANSLSAKDQAMLAAVRTQTADLDRVFAGKNQVSDLPKQARFEIRRDILLLANRGKQLLGSDQLSISTADREAYNKAIEEMKTFTDYAPWQVLLMVSLSLAAGTTIGWQRIVKTIGERIGKEHLTYAQGASSELVAAAMIGLSTQSGLPTSTTHVLTSSIAGSMVASRGVKNINPEMVRSIALAWVLTLPVTMVLSGLLFLLFRSFAG; translated from the coding sequence ATGTTCGGACTTGAACCCCACGTGTTGCTGCTGCTAGCTGCTTGTTTGCTGGCAGCCTGCGCGTTTGAATTCGTGAATGGCTTTCACGACACGGCCAACGCCGTGGCCACCGTTATTTATACCAACACGCTGCGGCCCTGGGTGGCGGTGGTGTGGTCGGCGTTCTGGAACTTCATCGGGGTCTTTTCGGGCGGCATTGGCGTGGCGATGGGCATCGTGTATTTGCTGCCCGTGGAGAGCCTCGTGGACCAGAACGTGTACCACGGCATTGCGATGGTGGGCGCGCTCATCGTGGCGGCCATCATCTGGAACGTGGGCACCTGGTACTACGGCATTCCGTCGTCGTCGTCGCACGCGCTTATCGGCTCCATTCTGGGGGTAGGGATTGCGTTTTCGCTGCTGCCCGGCGGCCAGGGCGCGGCCGTGAACTGGGGCAAGGCCGGCGAAAGCGGCCTGGCGCTGCTGCTGAGCCCCATCCTGGGCTTCACCTTCACCATTCTGATGATGTTTTTGCTCAAGCGGTTTTTCCCGAGCAAAGCGCTGTTCAAGGAGCCCCACAAGCGCAAGCCGCCGCCCTTGTTCATCCGCCTCACGCTCATCACCACCTGCACGCTGGTGAGCTTCTTCCACGGCTCCAATGACGGCCAGAAGGGGGTAGGGCTAATTATGCTGATTCTCATCGGCATCGTGCCCATTCACTTTGCCCTCGATGTCAACAAAAACCCGCTCGACCTGCGCGCCTCGCTCACCAAGGTCGAGTACGTGGTTAATCGCTTGGATGCCAATAGCCTCAGCGCCAAAGACCAGGCGATGCTGGCCGCCGTGCGCACCCAAACCGCCGACCTCGACCGCGTATTCGCCGGCAAAAACCAGGTATCGGACCTGCCCAAACAGGCCCGCTTCGAGATTCGGCGCGACATTCTGCTGCTCGCCAACCGCGGCAAGCAGTTGCTCGGCTCCGACCAGCTAAGCATCAGCACCGCCGACCGCGAAGCCTACAACAAGGCCATCGAGGAGATGAAAACCTTCACCGACTACGCGCCCTGGCAGGTGCTGCTCATGGTGTCGCTGTCGCTGGCTGCCGGCACCACCATCGGCTGGCAGCGCATCGTGAAAACCATTGGCGAGCGCATCGGCAAGGAGCACCTCACCTACGCCCAAGGCGCCAGCTCGGAGCTGGTGGCGGCCGCCATGATTGGCCTTAGCACGCAGTCGGGCCTGCCCACTTCCACCACGCACGTGCTCACCTCGTCCATCGCGGGCAGCATGGTGGCCAGCCGCGGCGTCAAGAACATCAACCCCGAAATGGTGCGCAGCATTGCCCTGGCCTGGGTGCTCACGCTGCCCGTCACGATGGTGCTCTCGGGGCTGTTGTTTCTGCTGTTCCGCTCGTTCGCGGGGTAG
- a CDS encoding glycine--tRNA ligase, protein MSKPATPAENPQLKDIVAHAQEYGFVFQSSDIYGGLAAVYDYGPNGVELKNNLKRLWWEAMTQLHGNVVGIDAAIFMDPRTWEASGHVAGFNDPLIDNLDSKKRYRADVLIEDRAAEYEKAGDPARGAALTAEMGRLLTAGDLAGVKQLILDEKITDPLSGSGKWTDVRQFNLMFSTQGSAVDSDAPPVYLRPETAQGIFVNFLNVQKSARLKIPFGIAQIGKAFRNEIVARQFIFRMREFEQMEMQFFVRPGTEGEWYDTWKAARRRFHEAIGLPPEKLRFHDHDKLAHYAKAAVDIEYEFPFGFKEMEGIHSRGDFDLTQHQNLSRKKQQYFDNDIDETTGKPYGNYVPYVVETSVGADRLFLATLCQAFQEEEITEGDGDAQTTKTRTFLKLHPALAPIKAAIFPLVRKDGMPEKAQQIFDDLRFDFRLVIEDKDAIGKRYTRQDLIGTPFCIVVDGQTLEDDTVTVRDRDTRQQVRLPISALRGYIGEAVSFKNVLAKL, encoded by the coding sequence ATGAGCAAGCCCGCTACCCCCGCTGAAAACCCGCAATTAAAAGATATTGTCGCCCACGCCCAGGAATACGGTTTCGTATTTCAGTCCTCCGACATCTACGGCGGCCTGGCCGCCGTGTACGACTACGGCCCCAACGGCGTGGAGCTGAAAAACAACCTCAAGCGCCTCTGGTGGGAAGCCATGACCCAGCTCCACGGCAACGTGGTGGGCATCGACGCGGCCATTTTCATGGACCCCCGCACCTGGGAGGCCAGCGGCCACGTGGCCGGCTTCAATGACCCGCTCATCGATAACCTCGACAGCAAGAAACGCTACCGCGCTGATGTGCTCATCGAGGACCGAGCCGCCGAATACGAGAAAGCCGGCGACCCAGCCCGCGGCGCGGCGCTCACCGCCGAAATGGGCCGATTGCTGACGGCCGGCGACCTGGCCGGCGTGAAACAGCTCATTCTGGACGAGAAAATCACGGACCCGCTCTCCGGCTCCGGCAAGTGGACCGACGTGCGCCAGTTCAACCTGATGTTCTCCACGCAAGGCTCGGCCGTGGACTCGGACGCGCCGCCGGTGTACCTGCGGCCCGAAACGGCGCAGGGTATTTTCGTCAATTTTCTGAACGTGCAGAAGTCGGCGCGCCTGAAGATTCCGTTTGGTATCGCGCAGATTGGCAAGGCGTTCCGCAACGAGATTGTGGCCCGGCAATTCATCTTTCGGATGCGCGAGTTTGAGCAGATGGAGATGCAGTTCTTCGTGCGCCCCGGCACCGAGGGCGAGTGGTACGACACTTGGAAGGCCGCCCGCCGCCGCTTCCACGAGGCCATCGGCCTACCCCCCGAAAAGCTGCGCTTCCACGACCACGACAAGCTGGCCCACTACGCCAAGGCGGCCGTGGATATCGAGTATGAGTTTCCCTTCGGCTTTAAAGAGATGGAGGGCATCCACTCGCGCGGCGACTTCGACCTGACCCAGCACCAGAACCTGAGCCGCAAGAAGCAGCAGTATTTCGACAACGACATTGACGAAACCACCGGCAAGCCTTACGGCAACTACGTGCCCTACGTGGTCGAAACCTCGGTGGGGGCCGACCGGCTGTTTCTCGCTACGCTCTGCCAAGCCTTTCAGGAAGAAGAGATTACCGAAGGCGACGGCGACGCGCAAACCACCAAAACCCGCACGTTCCTAAAGCTGCATCCGGCCCTCGCGCCCATCAAGGCCGCCATTTTCCCGCTGGTGCGCAAGGACGGAATGCCCGAAAAAGCCCAGCAGATTTTCGACGACCTACGCTTTGATTTCCGCTTGGTTATCGAGGATAAGGACGCCATCGGCAAGCGCTACACCCGCCAGGACCTCATTGGCACGCCTTTCTGCATTGTGGTGGATGGCCAGACCTTGGAAGACGATACCGTGACGGTGCGCGACCGCGACACCCGCCAGCAGGTGCGCCTACCCATCAGCGCGTTGCGCGGCTACATCGGCGAGGCCGTGAGCTTCAAGAACGTGCTGGCCAAGTTGTAG
- a CDS encoding isoleucine--tRNA ligase, translating into MNYPEYKQPLDYAKLATDVRAYWEANGIFEQSVRSREGQPTFVFYEGPPSANGQPGIHHVMARAVKDIFCRYQTQLGKQVPRKGGWDTHGLPIELQVEKELGITKEDIGHKISVEEYNQRCRETVMRFKAQWDELTQQMGYWVDLDDPYITFEPEYIESCWALLKKLYDKGLLYKGYTIQPYSPAAGTGLSSHELNQPGTYKDVKDTTVVAQFKVVRDAVSEKLFATEGVGEIYILAWTTTPWTLPANTGLAVGKNIPYMLVSTFNPYTGKPIRVVLAKALVGKYFSSAFIDQASFENYKLGDKLIPWMVEAEFTGADLVGIHYERLFNTEAGFPHFDGEENAFRVIPGDFVTTEDGTGIVHISPTFGADDFRVAQLNGIPALMVPDAEGKPGPIVDRTGRYVAEMGEFGGRWVKNYDGHDQSGADYKTLDESIAIRMRTNGTAFKTEKYEHTYPHCWRTDKPILYYPLDSWFIKTTAVKDRLIELNKTINWKPESTGTGRFGNWLENLVDWNLSRSRYWGTPLPIWRTQDRTEEICIGSIAELTAEIDKAVAAEVMTHNPYANGEKIDLHRPYVDDIFLVSPTGQPMYREPDLIDVWFDSGAVPYAQWHYPFENQELFRKNFPADFIAEGVDQTRGWFFTLHALAVMLEDSVAFKNVIANGLVLDKNGNKMSKRLGNAVDPFATIAQYGPDATRWYMIANAPPWDNLKFDPAGITEVQRRFFGTLFNTYSFFALYANLDGFQVSPRPLPVAERTELDRWILSKLQSLLAETRGHYDSYDPTKAARAIQDFVTDQLSNWYVRLSRRRFWKGELTTDKQAAYETLHECLSTVAQLMAPIAPFFADWLYGNLMGVKSLELRVKNDNDPQFLTLNSQLLTQPESVHLTYLAEADTALIDKALEERMELAQRISSLTHSLRKKSVLKVRQPLQRILVPVLNDSTKEQVGLVEDLICAEVNVKHIEFLDDTSGVLVKSVKPNFKRLGQVYGPRLKAVGARIQTLSPDELSQLEKQGELAVEVEGETLTLHLDEVEIRTQDLPGWLVATDGPLTVALDVTLTDELRQEGLARELVNRLQNLRKDSGLDVQDRIRVALAASAPAELHAAVAVFGDYIREEVQALRLDFVPEIASGAVLEFDDFSVLAKIEVVTA; encoded by the coding sequence ATGAACTACCCCGAATACAAGCAGCCGCTCGACTACGCCAAGCTCGCCACCGATGTGCGGGCCTACTGGGAGGCCAACGGCATTTTTGAGCAGAGCGTGCGCAGCCGCGAAGGCCAGCCCACGTTCGTGTTTTACGAAGGCCCGCCTTCGGCCAACGGCCAGCCCGGCATTCACCACGTGATGGCGCGGGCGGTGAAGGATATTTTCTGCCGCTACCAGACGCAGCTGGGCAAGCAGGTGCCCCGCAAAGGCGGCTGGGACACCCACGGCCTACCCATCGAGCTGCAAGTGGAGAAGGAGCTGGGCATCACGAAGGAGGATATCGGCCACAAAATCAGCGTGGAGGAGTACAACCAGCGCTGCCGCGAAACCGTGATGCGCTTCAAGGCGCAGTGGGACGAGCTGACCCAGCAAATGGGCTACTGGGTGGACCTCGACGACCCCTACATCACCTTCGAGCCGGAGTACATCGAGAGCTGCTGGGCGCTGCTCAAGAAGCTCTACGACAAGGGTTTGCTCTACAAAGGCTACACCATTCAGCCCTACTCGCCGGCCGCCGGCACCGGCCTTTCGTCGCACGAGCTGAACCAGCCGGGCACGTACAAGGACGTGAAGGATACGACGGTGGTGGCGCAGTTTAAGGTGGTGCGCGATGCGGTTTCGGAGAAGCTGTTTGCTACGGAGGGGGTAGGGGAAATCTATATCCTAGCTTGGACGACTACGCCTTGGACATTACCTGCTAATACGGGGTTGGCAGTAGGGAAAAATATTCCCTATATGTTAGTTTCGACATTCAACCCCTATACTGGCAAACCTATCCGTGTAGTGCTAGCTAAAGCATTAGTAGGTAAGTATTTCTCCTCGGCTTTTATTGACCAGGCATCTTTTGAGAATTATAAACTTGGCGATAAACTGATTCCTTGGATGGTCGAAGCCGAATTTACCGGTGCCGACCTAGTAGGTATTCACTACGAACGCCTATTCAATACTGAAGCCGGTTTCCCTCATTTCGACGGCGAAGAAAACGCTTTCCGCGTCATCCCCGGCGACTTCGTGACGACCGAAGACGGCACCGGCATCGTGCATATTTCGCCCACGTTTGGCGCGGACGACTTCCGGGTGGCGCAGCTCAACGGCATTCCCGCGCTCATGGTGCCGGATGCCGAGGGCAAGCCCGGCCCTATTGTGGACCGCACGGGCCGTTACGTGGCCGAAATGGGCGAATTTGGCGGGCGCTGGGTGAAGAACTACGACGGCCACGACCAGAGCGGGGCTGACTATAAAACGCTGGATGAGAGCATCGCCATTCGGATGCGCACCAACGGCACGGCCTTCAAAACCGAGAAGTACGAGCACACCTACCCGCATTGCTGGCGCACCGACAAGCCGATACTCTACTACCCCCTCGACTCGTGGTTTATCAAGACCACGGCCGTGAAAGACCGCCTCATCGAGCTGAACAAAACCATCAACTGGAAGCCCGAAAGCACCGGCACCGGCCGCTTCGGCAACTGGCTCGAAAACCTGGTGGACTGGAACCTCAGCCGCTCGCGCTACTGGGGCACGCCGCTGCCCATCTGGCGTACGCAGGACCGCACCGAGGAAATCTGCATCGGCAGCATTGCCGAGCTAACGGCGGAAATTGACAAGGCCGTAGCGGCCGAGGTGATGACGCATAATCCCTACGCCAACGGCGAAAAAATCGACCTGCACCGGCCGTATGTGGACGACATCTTTCTGGTGAGCCCCACCGGGCAGCCCATGTACCGCGAGCCGGATTTGATTGACGTGTGGTTCGACAGCGGCGCGGTGCCCTACGCGCAGTGGCACTACCCCTTTGAAAACCAAGAGCTTTTCCGCAAGAATTTCCCGGCTGATTTCATCGCCGAAGGCGTGGACCAGACCCGCGGCTGGTTCTTCACGCTGCACGCGCTGGCCGTGATGCTGGAAGATTCGGTGGCCTTTAAGAACGTGATTGCCAACGGCTTGGTGTTGGATAAGAACGGCAACAAGATGAGCAAGCGCCTCGGCAACGCCGTGGACCCGTTTGCGACCATCGCGCAGTACGGCCCCGATGCTACCCGCTGGTACATGATTGCCAACGCGCCGCCGTGGGACAACCTCAAGTTTGACCCAGCCGGCATCACGGAGGTGCAGCGCCGCTTCTTCGGCACGCTCTTCAACACGTACTCGTTCTTCGCGCTTTACGCGAATCTGGACGGTTTCCAGGTCAGCCCGCGTCCCCTGCCGGTGGCCGAGCGCACTGAGCTGGACCGCTGGATTCTGAGCAAGCTGCAAAGTCTGCTGGCCGAAACGCGCGGCCACTACGACAGCTACGACCCCACGAAAGCCGCCCGCGCCATCCAGGATTTCGTGACCGACCAGCTCTCCAACTGGTACGTGCGCCTCTCGCGCCGCCGCTTCTGGAAAGGCGAGCTAACCACCGATAAGCAAGCCGCTTACGAAACGCTGCACGAGTGCCTGAGCACCGTAGCGCAACTCATGGCCCCGATTGCGCCGTTTTTCGCCGACTGGCTGTATGGCAACCTTATGGGAGTTAAGAGTTTAGAGTTAAGAGTTAAGAATGACAACGACCCGCAATTCTTAACTCTTAACTCTCAACTCTTAACTCAACCCGAATCCGTTCACCTCACCTACCTGGCCGAAGCTGATACCGCGCTCATTGACAAGGCGTTGGAGGAGCGCATGGAGCTGGCGCAGCGTATCAGCTCGCTCACGCACTCGCTGCGCAAGAAGTCGGTGCTGAAGGTGCGCCAGCCTTTGCAGCGCATCCTGGTGCCGGTGCTCAATGACTCTACCAAGGAGCAGGTTGGCCTAGTAGAAGACCTGATTTGCGCTGAGGTAAACGTGAAGCACATCGAGTTTCTGGACGACACTAGCGGCGTGCTGGTGAAGTCGGTGAAACCCAATTTCAAGCGCCTCGGCCAGGTTTATGGTCCGCGTCTCAAGGCCGTGGGTGCCCGCATCCAAACCCTGAGCCCCGACGAGCTAAGCCAGCTCGAAAAGCAAGGCGAGCTGGCCGTGGAAGTGGAGGGCGAAACTCTCACCCTACACCTCGACGAAGTTGAAATCCGCACCCAGGACCTGCCCGGCTGGCTGGTGGCCACCGACGGCCCGCTGACCGTGGCGCTCGACGTGACGCTCACCGACGAGCTGCGCCAGGAGGGCCTGGCCCGCGAGCTGGTCAACCGCCTCCAGAATCTGCGCAAAGACTCGGGCCTGGACGTGCAGGACCGCATCCGGGTTGCATTAGCTGCCAGCGCGCCGGCCGAGCTGCACGCCGCCGTGGCGGTTTTCGGCGACTACATCCGCGAAGAAGTGCAAGCCCTGCGCCTCGACTTCGTGCCCGAAATAGCCAGCGGTGCCGTGCTGGAATTTGACGACTTCTCGGTGCTCGCCAAAATAGAGGTAGTAACTGCCTGA
- a CDS encoding signal peptidase, translating to MLLFFLLALFVIALDQLSKYLVHSHMRIGEEVPLLGNALKLLYTENPGMAFGVELPAPFGKLLLTAFRVLAVGGISYYIVRLWRQRAPNGLIACIALILGGALGNLLDSVFYGVVYHNAPAGSPTPWFYGQVIDMINVPIYQGFYPHWVPFVGGQYTSGFPIFNLADSSIFIGVALILLLQGRFFQPEEAAAPAGQAAETV from the coding sequence GTGCTGCTTTTTTTCCTGTTGGCCCTCTTCGTTATTGCGCTTGACCAGCTCTCTAAATATCTGGTGCATAGCCACATGCGGATAGGGGAGGAGGTGCCGCTGCTCGGCAATGCTCTGAAGCTGCTGTACACTGAAAACCCCGGCATGGCCTTTGGCGTCGAGCTGCCAGCACCGTTTGGCAAGCTGCTGCTCACGGCTTTTCGGGTGCTGGCCGTGGGCGGCATCAGCTACTATATCGTGCGGTTGTGGCGGCAGCGAGCGCCTAACGGCCTGATTGCCTGCATCGCGCTCATCCTGGGCGGGGCGCTGGGCAACCTGCTCGACTCGGTTTTCTACGGCGTCGTTTACCACAACGCCCCGGCTGGCTCGCCTACCCCCTGGTTTTATGGCCAAGTCATCGACATGATTAATGTGCCTATCTACCAGGGGTTTTACCCGCATTGGGTACCTTTCGTGGGTGGGCAATACACGAGCGGTTTTCCAATTTTCAACCTAGCTGATTCGTCCATTTTTATCGGGGTAGCCTTAATTCTGCTGCTGCAAGGCCGGTTTTTCCAGCCAGAGGAAGCAGCCGCTCCTGCCGGGCAAGCTGCCGAGACTGTCTGA
- a CDS encoding signal peptidase has translation MPFFLLALFVILIDQLSKYLVNKHMQPGLNGEILLIGHWLKLHYTVNPGMAFGVELLPPPYGKLLLTGFRLLAAGGISYYIVRLWRQRAAAGFIACMALILGGAVGNVIDSVFYGVVYHNAPFGSPTPWFFGQVIDMIYVDIYEGFLPSAWPILGGKYVSLWPIFNLADSSIFIGVALILLLQGRFFKQTEENTAATQESDAAEASVG, from the coding sequence CTGCCTTTTTTTCTGCTGGCGCTGTTCGTTATTCTTATCGACCAGCTCTCTAAATATCTGGTAAATAAGCACATGCAGCCGGGGCTAAATGGGGAGATTCTGCTCATTGGCCACTGGTTGAAGCTGCATTACACCGTGAACCCCGGCATGGCTTTCGGCGTGGAACTGCTGCCACCGCCCTATGGCAAGCTGTTGCTGACCGGCTTTCGGCTGCTGGCGGCGGGCGGCATCAGCTACTACATCGTGCGGCTGTGGCGGCAGCGGGCGGCGGCGGGCTTCATTGCCTGCATGGCGCTCATCCTGGGCGGGGCCGTGGGCAACGTGATAGACTCGGTTTTCTACGGCGTCGTGTACCACAACGCGCCGTTTGGCTCGCCTACCCCCTGGTTTTTCGGGCAAGTCATTGATATGATTTACGTGGATATTTACGAAGGTTTTTTGCCCAGTGCCTGGCCTATTTTGGGTGGGAAATACGTGTCGTTGTGGCCAATTTTCAACCTGGCTGACTCGTCCATCTTCATCGGCGTGGCGCTGATTCTGCTGCTGCAAGGGCGTTTTTTTAAGCAAACGGAAGAAAATACGGCGGCGACGCAGGAATCTGACGCGGCGGAGGCATCCGTAGGATAG
- a CDS encoding ABC transporter ATP-binding protein — MPLLTVENLTVDFHAQRGTTRAVADVSFAVGRGEVVAIVGESGSGKSVTSLALLGLLQKPAAHVERGTATFVSEKLGEVDLLQLSEAQLQQVRGNDISMIFQEPMTSLNPVLTCGYQVVEALRLHTSLSKTEAEARTIELFTEAQLPRPAGIFKSYPHEISGGQKQRVMIAMAMACRPALLIADEPTTALDVTVQARILDLIRDLRRDYGTAVLFITHDLGVVAEIADRILVMYRGRVVEQGTVLDIFTNPQHPYTKGLLACRPQLSIGKTRLPVVADFMQVDAAGNLVARVAGVGAEALQIDAAQLRSNSDTAKAFPVEQKTGLVPAPTPLLQVEDLRVYFPIRKGFFARTTEFVRAVDEVSFTIYPGETVGLVGESGCGKTTLGRALLRLTEPTAGRILFEGTDLARLLTGELRHRRREFQLVFQDPYAALNPMLTVGEAILEPLRVHGVGGSRAEQKARVRELLRTVGMSDDAEQRYPHEFSGGQRQRICIARALALRPKLIVCDESVSALDVSVQAQVLNLLNDLKRELGITYLFITHDLSVARFMSDRLLVMSQGKIVESGPAADVYAHPQHPYTQQLLAAIPSDDPARIRARVG, encoded by the coding sequence ATGCCTTTACTCACCGTCGAAAACCTGACCGTCGATTTTCACGCGCAGCGCGGCACTACCCGCGCCGTGGCCGACGTGTCGTTTGCGGTGGGTAGGGGCGAGGTGGTGGCGATTGTGGGCGAGTCGGGCTCGGGCAAGTCGGTGACGTCGCTGGCACTGCTGGGCTTGCTGCAAAAGCCCGCCGCGCACGTCGAGCGCGGCACAGCCACGTTTGTTTCTGAAAAGCTAGGGGAGGTGGACCTGCTCCAGCTCAGCGAAGCGCAGCTGCAACAGGTGCGGGGCAACGACATCAGCATGATTTTTCAGGAGCCCATGACTTCCCTGAACCCCGTGCTGACCTGCGGCTACCAAGTGGTGGAGGCATTGCGGCTGCACACTTCACTCAGCAAAACTGAAGCCGAGGCCCGCACCATCGAGCTATTTACCGAAGCGCAGCTGCCGCGCCCGGCCGGTATTTTCAAGTCCTACCCCCACGAAATCAGCGGGGGTCAGAAGCAGCGGGTGATGATTGCGATGGCGATGGCCTGCCGCCCGGCCCTGCTCATCGCCGACGAGCCCACCACGGCCCTCGACGTGACGGTGCAGGCGCGCATTCTGGACCTCATCCGCGACCTGCGGCGCGACTATGGCACGGCGGTGCTTTTTATCACGCACGACCTAGGCGTGGTGGCCGAGATTGCCGACCGCATCCTGGTCATGTATCGGGGTAGGGTGGTGGAGCAGGGCACGGTACTCGACATCTTTACCAACCCGCAGCACCCTTATACCAAGGGGCTGCTGGCCTGCCGGCCGCAGCTGTCCATTGGCAAAACCCGCCTGCCGGTGGTGGCTGATTTTATGCAGGTTGACGCGGCCGGCAACCTCGTGGCGCGGGTGGCGGGGGTAGGAGCAGAGGCACTGCAAATCGACGCGGCCCAGTTACGAAGCAATTCTGACACTGCCAAAGCGTTCCCCGTGGAACAAAAAACGGGTTTGGTGCCGGCTCCTACCCCCCTGCTCCAGGTCGAAGACCTGCGGGTGTATTTCCCCATTCGCAAGGGCTTTTTTGCGCGCACCACCGAGTTTGTGCGGGCCGTGGACGAGGTGAGCTTTACCATTTACCCCGGCGAAACGGTGGGGCTGGTGGGCGAATCGGGCTGCGGCAAGACCACGCTGGGCCGGGCACTGCTGCGCCTCACGGAACCAACGGCCGGCCGCATCCTGTTTGAAGGCACTGACTTGGCCCGCCTGCTGACTGGGGAATTGCGCCACCGGCGGCGCGAGTTTCAGCTGGTGTTTCAGGACCCGTACGCGGCCCTGAACCCGATGCTGACGGTGGGCGAAGCTATTCTGGAGCCGCTGCGGGTGCATGGGGTAGGCGGCAGCCGCGCCGAGCAAAAGGCTCGGGTGCGGGAGCTGTTGCGCACCGTGGGCATGAGCGACGACGCGGAGCAGCGCTACCCGCACGAGTTCAGCGGCGGGCAGCGGCAGCGCATCTGCATTGCGCGGGCACTGGCGCTGCGGCCCAAGCTCATCGTGTGCGACGAGTCGGTGTCGGCGCTCGACGTGAGCGTGCAGGCGCAGGTGCTCAACCTGCTCAACGACCTCAAGCGCGAGCTGGGCATTACTTACCTCTTCATTACCCACGACTTGTCGGTGGCCCGGTTTATGAGCGACCGCCTGCTGGTGATGAGCCAGGGCAAAATCGTGGAAAGTGGCCCGGCCGCTGACGTATATGCCCATCCGCAGCACCCGTACACGCAGCAGCTGCTGGCCGCCATCCCGAGCGACGACCCGGCCCGCATCCGGGCGCGGGTGGGGTAG